The DNA sequence TCCCTTCCGGTGATGGAGGGCAAGGCCATCCTCTTCAAGCAGTTCGGCGGCGTCGACGCCGTGCCGATCGCCCTCGGCACCACCGACACGGACGAGATCATCGAGACCGTGGTGCGGCTCGCCCCCTCCTTCGGCGGGGTGAACCTGGAGGACATCTCCGCGCCGCGCTGCTTCGAGATCGAGCGGCGGCTGCAGGAGCGCCTCGACATCCCGGTCTTCCACGACGACCAGCACGGCACGGCGGTCGTCACCCTCGCCGCGCTGCGCAACGCGGCGCGGCTCACCGACCGGACGCTCGGCGACCTGCGCGCCGTGATCTCCGGCGCGGGCGCGGCGGGCGTCGCCATCGCGAAGTTCCTCCTGGAGGCCGGGCTCGGTGACGTGGCGGTCGCGGACCGCAAGGGCATCGTCAGCCGGGACCGGGACGACCTCACCCCGGTCAAGCGCGAGCTCGCGGAGCTCACGAACAAGGCGGGTCTGAGCGGCTCCCTGGAGAGCGCGCTCGCCGGTGCGGACGTGTTCATCGGCGTGTCCGGCGGTACGGTCCCCGAGGCCGCGGTGGCCTCGATGGCGCCGAACTCGTTCGTGTTCGCCATGGCCAACCCGAACCCCGAGGTGCACCCGGACATCGCCCACAAGTACGCCGCCGTGGTGGCGACGGGCCGTTCTGACTACCCGAACCAGATCAACAACGTCCTCGCCTTCCCCGGCATCTTCGCGGGCGCGCTCCAGGTGCGGGCCTCCCGCATCACCGAGGGCATGAAGATCGCGGCCGCCGACGCCCTCGCCGGTGTGGTCGGGGACGAGCTCTCCGCCGCGTATGTGATCCCGTCCCCGTTCGACGAGCGGGTGGCGCCCGCGGTCACCGCCGCGGTCGCCGCGGCGGCCCGGGCCGAAGGGGTCGCCCGCCGCTGACGGGAGGGTTCCGGGTCCCGCCTCGCCGGGGCCTCATCTCGCCCGGGCTCCGCCCCGCCCAGGCCCCATCTCGCCCCGGCGGGGTGGGGCCTGGCGGTTTCTGCTCGCCGCGGGGGCGCGCTGTCAGTCCGGGCTGCGGCCCCCGGGGCGCGGCGCGGGTCACACCTTCGGGCCGTTCCTAAGGGCCAGGGAGCGGGACTACGGTCGGCGCCATGTTCGCTGCCTACGCCGCCCGCATCGACCCCGCGCACCCCCTCAACGGCCTTGAGGTGGGTGACCGACCCGCCCCCGAGCCCCGCCCCGGCTGGTCCACCGTGAACGTGAAGGCCGCCTCCCTCAACCACCACGACCTGTGGTCCCTGCGCGGAGTCGGCCTCGACGAGGACAAGCTCCCGATGATCCTCGGCTGTGACGCCGCCGGGGTCGACGAGGACGGCAACGAAGTCGTCCTGCACTCCGTCATCGGCCAGTCCGGCTACGGCGTCGGCCCCCACGAGCGCCGCACCATCCTCACCGAGAAGTACCAGGGCACCTTCGCCGAGCAGGTCTCCGTGCCCACCTGGAACGTCCTGCCCAAGCCCGCCGGGCTCTCCTTCGCCGAGGCCGCCTGCCTGCCCACGGCCTGGCTCACCGCGTATCGCATGCTGTTCACCAACGCGGGCGTACGCCCCGGCGACTCGGTCCTCGTCCAGGGCGCGGGCGGCGGCGTCGCGACCGCCGCGATCGTGCTCGGCAGGGCGGCGGGCCTCAAGGTCTTCGCCACCAGCCGTGACGAGGCCAAGCGGAAGCGGGCCGTCGAGCTGGGCGCGGTGGACGCGCTGCCCGCGGGCGCGCGGCTCCCGCACCGGGTCGACGCGGTGATCGAGACGGTCGGCGCCGCCACCTGGTCGCACTCCATCAAGGCGCTCCGGCCCGGCGGCACGCTGGTCATCTCCGGCGCCACCAGCGGCGACCGCCCCTCGCACGCCGAGCTGACCCGCGTCTTCTTCCTGGAGCTGCGGATCGTCGGCTCCACGATGGGCACGAAGGACGAGCTCGAAGACCTCCTCGCGTTCTGCGCGAACACCGGGGTACGCCCTGTCGTCGACGAGGTCCTGCCGCTGGACCGCGCGCGGGAGGGCTTCGAGCGCCTGGAGGCGGGGGACCAGTTCGGCAAGATCGT is a window from the Streptomyces spectabilis genome containing:
- a CDS encoding NAD(P)-dependent malic enzyme, which gives rise to MAAEIVNPRSDSGTSTGHEGAEEPFDPAFALHRGGKMAVQATVPVRDKDDLSLAYTPGVAKVCSAIAEQPDLVHDYTWKSNVVAVVTDGTAVLGLGDIGAEASLPVMEGKAILFKQFGGVDAVPIALGTTDTDEIIETVVRLAPSFGGVNLEDISAPRCFEIERRLQERLDIPVFHDDQHGTAVVTLAALRNAARLTDRTLGDLRAVISGAGAAGVAIAKFLLEAGLGDVAVADRKGIVSRDRDDLTPVKRELAELTNKAGLSGSLESALAGADVFIGVSGGTVPEAAVASMAPNSFVFAMANPNPEVHPDIAHKYAAVVATGRSDYPNQINNVLAFPGIFAGALQVRASRITEGMKIAAADALAGVVGDELSAAYVIPSPFDERVAPAVTAAVAAAARAEGVARR
- a CDS encoding zinc-binding dehydrogenase — protein: MFAAYAARIDPAHPLNGLEVGDRPAPEPRPGWSTVNVKAASLNHHDLWSLRGVGLDEDKLPMILGCDAAGVDEDGNEVVLHSVIGQSGYGVGPHERRTILTEKYQGTFAEQVSVPTWNVLPKPAGLSFAEAACLPTAWLTAYRMLFTNAGVRPGDSVLVQGAGGGVATAAIVLGRAAGLKVFATSRDEAKRKRAVELGAVDALPAGARLPHRVDAVIETVGAATWSHSIKALRPGGTLVISGATSGDRPSHAELTRVFFLELRIVGSTMGTKDELEDLLAFCANTGVRPVVDEVLPLDRAREGFERLEAGDQFGKIVLTV